A single region of the Manihot esculenta cultivar AM560-2 chromosome 12, M.esculenta_v8, whole genome shotgun sequence genome encodes:
- the LOC110628520 gene encoding probable nucleoredoxin 1, with amino-acid sequence MANELVGDVSHDLFSLLSTEDRDFLIRNNGDQVKISRLVGKIVGLYFSGSWCGPCRHFTPNLVEVYEKLSSKGDFEVVFISSDRDESSFNDYFSKMPWLAIPFSDDGIRKQLKELFKVRGIPNLVVLDTDGKVSCDQGVKIVRDYGADGYPFTAERVDYFRQEEENAKKNQTLSSILVSSSRDYLISKDGTKVAVSELEGKMVGLYFSVSSHRLCLEFTPKLVEIYKNLKEKGENFEVVLISIDYDEKEFKQILETIPWLAIPFEDKSREKLARYFELRALPTLVIIGQDGKTLNQNVTELIQDHGIEAYPFTPEKLVELAEIEKARLESQTLESVLVHRDKDFVIEKSGIKVAVSELVGKNVLLYFSAKWCPPCRAFLPKLIEAYHEIKAKDNAFEVIFISSDRDQSSFDEFYAEMPWLALPFGDERKSILQRKFKIKGIPAAIAISPTGQTITREAREHIAAYGADAYPFTEDHLKQLEEKLEEKLEETAKRWPEKVKHELHPEHELVRTNRSGFVCNGCRKMGYGLSFYCRACDFDLHPKCALNKEENSKAGKEKEGWICDGDVCRKA; translated from the exons atgGCTAACGAGCTTGTTGGTGATGTTTCTCATGATCTGTTTTCACTTCTCTCCACCGAAGACCGAGACTTTCTGATCCGTAACAATGGCGATCAG GTTAAAATCAGCAGATTGGTTGGAAAAATTGTGGGATTATATTTCTCTGGCTCATGGTGTGGACCATGTCGCCATTTTACCCCAAACTTGGTTGAAGTCTACGAGAAGCTCTCATCAAAAGGAGATTTTGAAGTAGTTTTCATTTCTTCTGATAGGGATGAATCATCTTTCAATGATTACTTCTCCAAAATGCCATGGCTTGCCATTCCATTTTCTGATGACGGAATCCGGAAACAGCTCAAGGAGTTGTTTAAAGTAAGAGGGATTCCTAATCTTGTCGTTCTTGACACTGATGGCAAGGTGTCTTGTGATCAAGGTGTCAAAATCGTCAGGGACTATGGCGCAGATGGGTATCCGTTTACTGCAGAAAGGGTTGATTACTTTCGACAGGAAGAAGAGAATGCTAAGAAGAATCAGACCTTGAGCTCGATCTTGGTTTCAAGCTCCCGCGATTACTTGATTTCAAAGGATGGAACGAAG GTTGCTGTGTCTGAGCTTGAAGGGAAAATGGTGGGTCTGTACTTCTCAGTTTCTTCTCACAGGCTGTGCCTCGAATTCACTCCCAAACTTGTGGAGATATATAAGAATCTGAAGGAGAAAGGTGAGAACTTTGAGGTGGTGTTGATAtctatagactatgatgagaagGAATTCAAACAAATTCTTGAAACAATCCCTTGGTTAGCAATACCATTTGAGGACAAGAGCCGTGAGAAATTGGCACGTTACTTTGAGCTAAGAGCTCTTCCTACTCTAGTCATAATTGGGCAAGATGGGAAGACTTTGAACCAAAATGTAACTGAGCTTATTCAAGATCATGGCATTGAAGCCTACCCATTTACACCAGAGAAGCTGGTTGAACTTGCTGAGATTGAGAAGGCAAGACTTGAATCACAGACACTAGAGTCTGTTTTGGTTCATAGGGACAAAGATTTTGTAATAGAAAAGAGTGGTATTAAG GTTGCTGTATCAGAACTAGTAGGGAAGAATGTTCTTCTCTATTTCTCAGCCAAATGGTGCCCACCCTGTCGAGCTTTTTTACCAAAGCTGATTGAAGCATACCATGAAATCAAGGCCAAGGACAATGCATTTGAGGTAATATTCATTTCAAGTGACCGTGATCAATCTTCGTTCGATGAATTCTATGCAGAAATGCCATGGTTAGCCCTGCCATTTGGTGATGAAAGGAAATCAATCCTGCAAcgaaaattcaaaataaaaggcATTCCTGCAGCCATAGCTATTAGTCCTACAGGGCAGACAATCACCAGGGAAGCTAGAGAACACATAGCAGCTTATGGGGCAGATGCATATCCATTCACTGAAGATCATCTGAAGCAACTGGAAGAAAAGTTGGAGGAAAAGTTGGAGGAAACAGCAAAACGGTGGCCTGAGAAAGTGAAGCATGAACTTCATCCTGAGCACGAGCTTGTTCGCACAAACCGCAGTGGATTTGTGTGCAATGGATGTAGGAAGATGGGGTATGGGTTGTCTTTCTATTGTAGGGCATGCGACTTTGATCTTCACCCTAAGTGTGCTTTAAATAAAGAGGAAAATAGCAAGGCTGGGAAGGAAAAGGAGGGATGGATCTGCGATGGAGATGTATGCCGAAAGGCCTGA
- the LOC110628220 gene encoding probable nucleoredoxin 1 codes for MATADSHDIASLLSSSERDYLIRNNDVQVKIDSLKGKKLALYFSASWCGPCQRFTPTLVEAYNELAPKGDFEVVFISADEDDESFKQYFSKMPWLAIPFSDSETRDRLDELFKVQGIPHLVILDENGKVSCESGVEIIREYGVEGYPFTPEKIKELKEQEEAARRNQSLRSILVSHSRDYVISSDGKKILVSELEGKTVGLYFSLSSFKRCDEFTPKLAEVYDKLKEKGEKFEVVFISLDDEEEAFQQSLQNMPWLALPFKDKCCEKLVRYFELSTVPTLVVIGPDGKTLHSNIAEAIEEHGLEAYPFTPEKFAELAEIEKAREASQTLESVLVSGDRNFVIRKDGAKIPVSDLVGKNILLYFSAQWCPPCRAFLPKLIEAYHKIKAKDDAFEVIFISSDSDQESFDEFFAEMPWLALPFGDERKASLSRKFKVQGIPMLVALGPSGQTITKEARMLVMLHGADAYPFTDEHLKGMEAKFEEMAKGLPEKIKHALHEEHELVLARRMVYNCDGCGDEGNIWSYYCQECDFDLHPKCAVKEGEETKDEQKDEPKPGEGWVCDGEVCYKA; via the exons ATGGCTACCGCCGATTCTCATGATATTGCCTCTCTCCTCTCCTCTTCTGAGAGAGATTACCTTATTCGAAACAATGATGTTCAG GTCAAGATTGACAGCTTGAAGGGAAAGAAGCTGGCATTATATTTTTCAGCATCATGGTGTGGCCCATGTCAGCGATTCACCCCAACCTTGGTGGAAGCTTACAATGAACTTGCTCCAAAAGGTGACTTTGAGGTTGTTTTTATCTCAGCTGATGAAGATGATGAATCCTTCAAACAGTATTTCTCGAAGATGCCATGGCTTGCAATTCCTTTCTCTGATTCAGAGACACGTGATCGCTTGGATGAGCTATTCAAGGTGCAGGGAATACCTCACCTTGTGATCCTTGATGAAAATGGGAAAGTTTCTTGTGAAAGTGGTGTTGAGATCATTCGGGAGTATGGAGTTGAAGGTTATCCTTTTACACCAGAAAAAATCAAAGAATTAAAAGAGCAAGAAGAAGCAGCCAGGAGGAATCAATCTTTGAGATCTATCTTGGTTTCCCATTCTCGTGACTATGTAATTTCATCTGACGGGAAGAAG ATACTTGTCTCTGAACTTGAAGGGAAGACAGTGGGCCTTTACTTCTCACTGTCTTCATTCAAGCGCTGTGACGAATTTACTCCAAAGCTTGCTGAAGTTTATGATAAATTGAAAGAGAAGGGAGAGAAATTTGAGGTTGTGTTCATTTCActtgatgatgaagaagaagcttTCCAGCAATCCTTACAAAACATGCCATGGCTAGCATTGCCTTTCAAGGACAAGTGCTGTGAGAAGTTGGTCCGGTATTTTGAACTCTCAACAGTGCCCACTCTGGTTGTTATTGGACCAGATGGAAAAACTCTCCATTCCAATATTGCTGAAGCCATTGAAGAGCATGGACTTGAGGCATATCCTTTCACCCCTGAAAAGTTTGCGGAACTTGCAGAGATAGAGAAAGCTAGAGAAGCTTCACAAACCCTGGAATCAGTTTTGGTTTCAGGGGATCGCAATTTTGTCATTAGGAAAGATGGAGCAAAG ATTCCGGTGTCTGATCTGGTTGGAAAGAACATTCTCCTTTATTTCTCAGCACAATGGTGCCCGCCATGCAGAGCCTTTTTACCTAAGCTCATTGAAGCATACCATAAGATTAAAGCGAAAGATGATGCGTTTGAAGTGATTTTCATATCTAGCGACAGTGACCAAGAGTCTTTTGATGAATTCTTTGCGGAGATGCCATGGTTGGCCCTTCCCTTTGGAGATGAGAGGAAGGCATCTTTAAGCCGCAAATTCAAAGTTCAAGGCATTCCTATGCTTGTAGCTCTTGGACCATCTGGTCAAACCATCACAAAAGAAGCCAGAATGCTTGTTATGCTTCATGGTGCTGATGCTTATCCCTTCACTGACGAGCATTTGAAGGGGATGGAAGCAAAATTTGAGGAGATGGCAAAGGGGTTACCTGAGAAGATTAAGCATGCACTTCATGAGGAACATGAACTGGTGCTCGCGCGTCGAATGGTTTATAACTGTGATGGCTGTGGTGATGAAGGAAATATCTGGTCATATTACTGTCAAGAGTGCGACTTTGATCTTCATCCAAAATGTGCAGTGAAAGAAGGTGAGGAAACTAAAGATGAGCAGAAGGATGAACCAAAACCTGGAGAAGGATGGGTCTGTGATGGAGAGGTCTGTTACAAAGCTTGA